The following proteins are encoded in a genomic region of Halomicrobium zhouii:
- the pstC gene encoding phosphate ABC transporter permease subunit PstC: MLEIRTKTSQAVPWFRNRAVSMVRTATDMDRVSLVVATAQILLITGTFAGFILQSTWTTTLLYGFLVVAGIGWVGRQALTAKVTTFLMTAATLSTLGLIAVFLVLEAIPIFRHAGFGILWPFGSNAWSTSQGQFSLVPMIWGTALTTAVAILVAAPFGVAGALFISDVAPDWLREIVKPGVELLAGIPSIVYGFIGFTVINPYIGNLLSINPGALVAIGLVIGFMALPTVVSVAEDALSAVPEAMKDGSVAMGATDWQTLKSVSIPTAFSGVSAAVLLGVGRAIGETMAATVMISHSRRLPRPELYNVFDSTETLTTFIAASYGHVTPGQLFWSALFAAGVVLLVIVTGLGIVSQLIQQHMHRKLEGSQ; the protein is encoded by the coding sequence ATGCTCGAAATACGTACGAAGACGTCGCAGGCAGTGCCGTGGTTCCGGAACCGGGCGGTCTCGATGGTCCGAACCGCGACTGACATGGACCGGGTGAGCCTGGTCGTCGCGACGGCACAGATACTGCTGATCACCGGAACGTTCGCTGGCTTTATCTTGCAGTCCACGTGGACGACGACGCTCCTGTACGGGTTCCTGGTCGTCGCGGGGATCGGCTGGGTCGGCCGGCAGGCGCTGACGGCGAAGGTGACGACGTTCCTGATGACCGCCGCGACCCTCTCGACGCTCGGACTCATCGCCGTCTTCCTGGTCCTGGAGGCGATTCCCATCTTCCGCCACGCCGGCTTCGGCATCCTCTGGCCGTTCGGCTCGAACGCGTGGAGCACCTCCCAGGGGCAGTTCTCGCTCGTCCCGATGATCTGGGGCACGGCGCTCACGACGGCCGTCGCTATCCTCGTCGCGGCGCCGTTCGGGGTCGCGGGCGCGCTGTTCATCAGCGACGTCGCCCCGGACTGGCTCCGCGAGATAGTCAAACCCGGTGTCGAACTGCTGGCCGGGATCCCGTCGATCGTGTACGGGTTCATCGGCTTCACCGTCATCAACCCGTACATCGGGAACCTGCTCTCGATCAACCCGGGCGCACTCGTCGCCATCGGACTCGTCATCGGGTTCATGGCACTCCCGACAGTCGTCTCGGTGGCCGAGGACGCGCTCTCGGCCGTGCCGGAGGCGATGAAGGACGGGTCGGTGGCGATGGGCGCGACGGACTGGCAGACGCTGAAGAGCGTCTCGATCCCGACCGCATTCTCCGGCGTCTCGGCCGCCGTCCTGCTCGGGGTGGGTCGCGCCATCGGCGAGACCATGGCGGCGACCGTCATGATCTCCCACAGCCGGCGGCTGCCGAGGCCCGAGCTGTACAACGTCTTCGACAGCACCGAGACGCTGACGACGTTCATCGCCGCCAGCTACGGGCACGTGACGCCCGGACAGCTGTTCTGGAGCGCGCTGTTCGCGGCGGGCGTCGTCCTGCTCGTCATCGTGACCGGGCTCGGCATCGTCTCGCAGCTGATCCAGCAGCACATGCACCGTAAGCTGGAGGGGAGCCAATGA